The following proteins are co-located in the Canis aureus isolate CA01 chromosome X, VMU_Caureus_v.1.0, whole genome shotgun sequence genome:
- the LOC144308086 gene encoding large ribosomal subunit protein eL29-like, which produces MTFSLRGAAGFGADMAKSKNHTTHNQSRKWHRNGIKKPLSQRYESLKGVDPKFLRNMHFAKKHNKKGLKKMQANNAKAMTVSAEATKALVKPKVVNPKIPKGGSCKLNLFAYIAHPKLRKHARARIAKGLRLCRPKAKAKAQTKA; this is translated from the coding sequence ATGACTTTTTCTCTTCGGGGAGCCGCGGGCTTTGGTGCAGACATGGCCAAGTCCAAGAACCACACCACGCACAACCAGTCACGAAAATGGCACAGAAATGGCATCAAGAAACCCCTGTCACAAAGATATGAATCTCTTAAGGGGGTAGACCCCAAGTTCCTGAGGAACATGCACTTTGCCAAGAAGCACAACAAGAAGGGCCTAAAGAAGATGCAGGCTAACAATGCCAAGGCCATGACTGTGAGTGCTGAGGCTACCAAGGCTCTTGTCAAGCCCAAGGTGGTTAATCCCAAGATCCCAAAGGGCGGCAGCTGCAAGCTCAATCTATTTGCCTACATCGCTCACCCCAAGCTCAGGAAACATGCTCGTGCCCGCATTGCCAAAGGTCTCAGGCTCTGCCGGCCAAAGGCTAAGGCCAAGGCTCAAACCAAGGCCTAG